The Euleptes europaea isolate rEulEur1 chromosome 7, rEulEur1.hap1, whole genome shotgun sequence genomic sequence ATGCAGTAGACTCTGTGCCAAGCCGTAGTTAATCTCAGCTGCAGTGTGGATGAATGTAGATAAGAACTAAGTAACTGAGCAATGCTAACCAGTGGCCCTGTTTTCATACGCGAAAGCTAAACCTGTTTCTGACTCTCTCCAGAGGAAGAAGAGCAAGAAAAAGCGGAAGGGAAGGCTGAAATCAAGGAAGCTGAAAAGAGGTCTGCAGGGGAAGAAAGGAACGATTCAACAGGTCGTCGGCCTGGCCGGTCTCCAAGCCGCGGTGCCTTGGCCAGCCGAGGGGACGGACGACGAGCGAAAAGCCCTCAAAGGACAGAAACACCAAAGGGAACAAAACACCCGTTTGCTTTGTATggctggggagaaaaacagactGATACGGGCAGTCAGAAAACTCACAATGTCTGTGCATCTGCTTCAGCAAATGAAGTAAGCTAACTTCAGCTATGCGCttattatttgtttgcttgtttatttatttatagcccgccctcattccctgccagatggctcagagcgggtaacaagacttaaaattttttttgagttcttgtccaaaatctctcccctccccaggttccccaTCACCATCCAGGCTATTTCTAGTCTCCACATTTCATCTCTCGGCCTGCATAGTTTCTACGGCCTAAAGCCAGGGCTCTCCTTATGTCCCTATGTGCCATTATCATCTTGTTCAGCGCATGAGCTGATAGAGAATTGACCAGGCTGCTGCTGTCTCATTTTCATGTCTTCTGCCTATGACTTCCTCCCCCTCTGTCTGTGTGCCCTGGGCTGCTGGTAGAGATCGGAATCAGAGCCTTTCTCCCTAACTGCCTGCCCCAGGGCACCCTTCATGGTCATTTTGAATTCATGCTCTTCAGGGCGCTGCCATTTCTGCCATGCTCCATGATTGGAAGCCTGTTAAAAAGGAGCCTAGTGTAGCAAGAGTTCATTTACCCCACTGAGGCACTTGGGTATATAGGACCATAGCTGAATGCCTGATTTGTCTGGGACTCAGTATGTTAtaactgagccccgtggcgcagagtggtaagctgcagtactgcagtccaagctctgctcacgacctgagttcgatcccgacggaagttggtttcaggtagccggctcaaggttgactcagccttccatccttccgaggtcggtgaaatgagtacctagcttgctgggggtaaagggaagatgactggggaaggccctggcaaaccacctcgtaaacaaagtctgcctcgtaaacgtcgggatgtgacgtcaccccatgggtcaggaatgacccagtgcttgtacaggggacctttaccttttacagtatGTTATAGAATGGAATATCATAGTTCTGCCCTTGAAATCAGAATGATGTCAGTCTATACATACCTATACTTCTGTGTTGACCACAACTGAGAAATATTGAATAAGGATACAGTTCTGAAGCTAAAATTTCTAGTCTTCTTTTTGCAGATTACATTGAACTGTGCTTGCTGACGCCGATTTAATGCAaggtgtttttttctctctgtttctgGCTGCCATTTCAGTGCTGCTGTGGAAGGAACTCTGCTAGAAACATGGCCTATTCCTTATCTGAGGGAAAGAGTAATCTTTATAAAAACAGCAGGCAGTTAGCACCAAGTGCCCCAAGACAGAGTGAGCCCAAGTTTAGCAATGGCCCAAAGGGTTGAAATACTGACGACTTCATCATGGTAGGCTCTTGGGACTTGAGTGACCTTGAAAAGCTGTAAGTTCTAAGTGTTGCTCATTTGATATGTTGGATTTGATGAAGTTTGTTATACTTCTGACAGAATTATGGAAGAAATCTTAGAAACCAACTGGGCTACTGATTAAGCCAACGTGATTTTATGCAGGCATAGACCAtcaaaaccctgacctggatagcccagtttcattagatctcagaagctaagcagggtccatcctgggtggtatttggatgggagaccaccaaggaataccaaggttgcttctcagaggcaggcaatggcaaaccacctctgaacatctcttgccttgaaaatcttacagggtcgctataagtcagctgtgacttgacggcaaaaataaaattaaaagaccaTTGAAATCTGGAACACTAAGCTTGCCTGAATAGATAATTGCTATTCAAAGTGAACAGGTAAATAGGTGGGGGCAATTACTACAGAAATAAAAGAAATGGCATCTATAATAAGGCTCATTCAGGAGCCAAGTAATTACCCCCTTCCCTGTGCTCCTGTATGGTGATTAGTAGATGAAGAAAGGTATGCGAACACTTTTGACATAGttttttgaatgcttgaataccaTATGAATGCAGGCAGAAACACTGAACGTTAAGATCTGCCTCCTTCATTAGTGTCTTCAGGCTGACTTCATGCCATGTGTGTTCATTAACCATGCAAAAGACTGATTGGACATTGGCTGTATATGAAAATTGCTTTGAAGCTGGCATATAATTGGCCAATGCACATCATATTTGACCACTCTTTCTAATCCTCATTGACTTTTCAGTCACTTATTCCTGCTGTATATATGGTTGTGGTATCCAGATTCAAGGATATTGTAACATTTCCTCAGATTTTGGGTAGTGACCAAGTAAGGTCCTTTTGGGGAAGGATGGAGAGAGAAGTGGTGTTAAAGGTGATTCAAGCTGGTGATGGATTTGTCTTGCTCGATAGGGAGCCAGCTTGGGTCTTCTGAAAATATACATTAATGTGAGTGCATGTATTCCTTGTTGGTTATGTACTGGCTCCTCCATTCCAACAAAGAATATGTCCACCAAAATCTACTTGCAGtgtgaaatttttaaaatatggaatAAGCTTTGCTTGAGGAAATGGCCTGCTTGCTAGTAATGGAGCAGATTCAAATCTGTTGCCTTTattagcagatttttaaaaagtatatacaTTTTATGACCATTAACGGCAaacacctttttatttttgtttacgtTTCCGGAAATTATATACTATTTTACAAAACTTTGCCACCAGCTTTGCTACCTGTGGAAATTTGTCCTTAAGGAGGATATTGACTCTATAGGCTTCAAGATAACCAGTACTCTTTTTCAAAAGAGCCTAGAATCTTCAACCGATCCTTATTATAATAACTGCACCTAAGAAGGACATGGTCCAGTGTTTCTGGTTCTCCACTACTACAGGGACAGATAAAAGCTGCTGAATATCTTTAAAGCTGCTTAGAATCTTGGCTGCTATACTGTAAGCCAGTCAACTAAAGAACAACTGCAGCATCTGGTTTAAGCTGGATGAAATTTTGGTGGCAACAGTTTTGTATGAGAACGGAAATACCAGTGGTTGTTGGTTATACAAGTCTTGCATTTTTAAAGTGTCAATTTAAATCTTTTACATTTCTTTTTAGATAGAGGTGTATGCTTTTGATATTAATTTTAATTGAAGGACAGTACGGTTGTACTATTTGGCAAAGGCAATATGTCAAACACTTCCTTTCCATTCTACCTCACTAGGGATATAGGAGGACTTTGCAGTAAGACCCAAGTTTCTCTGGAAGGTTTTGTAGATTCCAATCAGAATTAAAGTCTTTTGCTGTCTGCCCCCCTGCACCTACTCCCTCAAAGAAtgtcagcattttaaaatttagCAAAATATATTAACCTGTAGCAATTTTCTTAATTGCATAAATTGCAAAAAGAGTTAGGATATACCCTGTTTTTACTGCAATAGccccacgctagcctgatctcgtcagatctcagaagctaagcagggtcagccctggttagtatttggatgggcaacctccaaggaacaccagagttgtgatgcggaggcaggcaatggcaaaccatctctgaacgcctctttccttgaaaaccctacgggattggtgtaagtcagctgtgacttgacggcacaacttTTGTTTTATAAACAGTCTCTTACTGGGGAATAAGTTTTCAAGGGGACCAACATAAGGCACCTCAAATCCACAGACTGAGAGAATTCTTCACGTGGATTCCCTTAGCAAAATAGCTTGCAAGTTGCATATTCTAGAAAATCAGCTAACACTTAAATATCTCTGGCAGATTCACGAGTCGGCATTAAGAGCCAAGAACAGAAGGCAAGTAGAAAAAAGAAAGTTGTCTCAGAGGCGGATTCACTCGGCAGAAGTAGAAAGAACCTGGAGAACAAAATCCTCTGGCCCAGACAATCCCTGGATGACTGAATACATGAGGTGCTACTCAGCTCGAGCCCGGTGATTCACAGCTTGATTGGACTAATTTTTAACTCCGAAAATGTTTTCCAATGCTTTCAGGATACTGgtgcaaagccccaaagtacttaTGCAAGGCTTTTACAAAAGGATTTTCTAGCAGTTTGTTTTGTTATTTATATTTGGGTTGTTTCTGTCTGCAGTAAGCGGAACAGATGGATCCATTCTGATGGGAGATGTATTTGCTAATGTAGCTTCCTGACAACTTCTTTTAAAGAATGTGTTGCAAGAGGTATTTCTATTGACTTCTGGAGGACTTCTGATATCTCTGGTTTTTTCCAATGAACATGGGTTTTTAAAACTCCCTAGTAGAATTTCTTGACTAACACTGCCCCCTTATATTGATATAAAATTAAACCCTGATCCAGAGGAACCGTCATCTTTTAAGTTACATGAAAATCTATAGGAAGCAAGTTAAATTGTAACTAATTCAAACTTTCTATATTGGGTGGCTACTAGACAAAGACTCTACAAAGAAGGTTGCTGTAAAAATTCTTTGAAAGGTGTTAATGCTGTTGCATTTTCATGTGATGTCGTTCACACTGGAACAGTGGCCTTGTGATCTGTCTTCCAGTGCTATAGGGTGGCTTTCGAAGGACTTCGGTTACAAGAATGTGACATCCACTTGGTTTGATGGATCAAAAATTGTGCAGGCCTACATGAATAGCCAAGAGTCTTGCATAGCTAGCTGTTGGGGACTGTGGGTTTGAAATACTACAGGCATTTTGAGGATTTTGAAACTTTTCACAGTTGAGAGTGACTTCACATTTCAATTCCAGTTTTGAGTTCTGTGGCCATTTGGATTTGTCAGTGTCAGTGAAATAGATTATAATGTGCTGTGACTGTATTTTAAGCTGCATTTCTTTGCTGTCATAAATCCACTGTACCAAATGACCGATATAGACAATCATTAGCCAGTAGCGGTGGTCTGTTCAGTGACTGATGGTATAATATGGACTTATCACTGAACTGGAATGTGATGCATTTTTAATGCTTTATCTGGATGGACTAAAATGTATTTCCTAAACAGCTTTGTTATAGTTTTTGGAGATTGACATTTTTATCAGTTTCTAAAATTATGAATTGGACTTTACTACTAGTCTGATCTAGCTGGTGTGTGTTCCGTGTGGTGCATATAGGACTTGAATTGACAGGGCAAATTTGCTGTACTTTTCCAAAGCGAATAACATATTCCTGTTTTCCCGGCAAACAGGTCTGTATAGGTCAGAGGAAGAAGCCATTGACAGTCATAGAATGTGACAAACACTGGTTAATGCTTAGTGCTTGTATCTTTACTGACCTTTTGAAAGCATCATGCTCCAAACTGCTGATTTGCTTTAAATAAAAATTTAGTTTGTGTATACAACACACTTAAAAAACCTTTATGGCCACAATAACAGAATCTCTTCCAAGAATGTTGTGTCAGTATTGCGACATTTGAGAGGGTGGCTTTTCTGTGCAATTGGTATTGCGCTCTGAACACATCTCAAGAATTTTGTCAAATTTGAGTTGTGTTGCTATCTCTTCTTCCCAAGGATCCATCAGGTACTCTGCCTAATGAGGACAACTCACCCCTTCTCTGGCTGCGGTAGGTTTTTGGCCTTTTGCTAATTTTGGCTTTTACTCTATCTTCACATGCCCTTTTTTCATGGAACAGTGGTATCTTGTACCCTTTGTCTTTCTAGTTCCATATCTCCAATTTAGCTACAAAATTAAAGCACTGCTTGGATTTTGCAGGAGGATTTGTAACACTTTGTTGCACTGACTagtctcattttttttttttgctcctgtcCTAAAgatctttttttctaaatgaaAGGCAGCATTAGAAACTGGTTaagagattttatttttaagttcCTTTAACCATCTAGCGAATCCGAATTAACTTCCCACAAGGTCACAAGGTTTTCAACAGGGTTGTGGCACTTTACTCCAAATGAATCTTTTTCGTGTTTTAGGATCCTTTGAAAATTAATAGAATACATGTAACTTATACCAAAATTCTGCATATGGTTTTCTGAGAGAACATACTGGGTGGTTTTGCACATACAGCCATAGGGTTGCGGTTGTTGTTTAAACATACAATATGTTTTGGCTGAGCATCTTCACTGGGATTTATGAGTGCTATCCTGAGTACACTTAAGTCACTGTGACTTACTTATGAATAAACATGCTTTAGAGTTGCCATGTTGGCAAAGGAATGGGAGAACAGCCACCCTAACGCATCAGTACATAAGCATATTTGGAAAACTGGCTGCTAATGAGATAGTGGTAAAGATCTAAAGTTAGGGACTATTTAATGTTTTTTGTACAGTGAGAGTACAACACAACTGTAAAATTGAGACAATGGCATGTTTTTTTTGTTgagatctctttaaaaaaaagtcagtgaAGTTTCACCATACATTTGTGGCTCTTCTGCCTTCACCACCTCTGAAAGACAGATCGGTGCATCCTTCAGTTGCCAAATGCATGGAGCACTCCAGGTCACAAATGTTGTTTTGATAGTTGCAGTAAAGTAACAATATCATTTTCTTATCTGCTCTTTTGGTTTGATAAACTCTCAAATTGGTCTGTGATGGGAGTGCTAACTGAATCACTGTTGTGGAATATAGAAGTAGGGCTGTGTGTTTTTGTACTGTTACATCTTTATACCACAATGTTATGAACACTGAAAGATCAGATTTCTTTTTAAGCGGCTATGTTTATGAACAAtagtgggttagatccagcatGAGGACCATGCAAGGATTGCTGGTTTTCATAACTTTCCCTTCTCCCAAGCAGCTTTTTTTTTCTGGGGACAAATGTGGAATAATATTCCATGTGGGATAACAACCATATGGGTGGAAGGCTGTGGTGCAGAGGGGTAGGGGGCAAAATTGCTTTGTCCTTTCTGTGAATCTCCACTCAAGGAAGAAAGGAACACGGCCCACGCTCTACGGGGGTCCCATAACCCTAGCAATAAACtatgcagggaaaggggaaagcagaATGATTGATTGTCAGAACCTTCTGCTGATGGATCATGGGATCCATCGCAGTGACTAATTGTTCATGGCTACAAGTGCTATTTTACTGAAGTTGGTGTTTCTCAAGCTTGTTGAAGCACTCTCTAAACTTGGAGCACCCTTTTCATTAGGGGACCAAGCAGCTGCAAGTTGGAAGGATGCTTGAATTGGAGCACAAATTTAACACTGGTATTAGAAGCCATCTTGGGCTCTCTTAAAACTGGCCAGGGAAGGAGTCTGAAAGCTCCTACATGACATGTTCACTCCTTGCTGTTTCCAACATTGGCATGGAATTTTTTCCTAGCTGTAGTATCTATTCTCTACTGCTTGGAAGGAAGAGCCTTTGGCTCAGCCCACTTCAGAATCCTCTCCCTTCCTGAGAACTTGTGTTCTTCTTTGCGATGCCATTTGCCCCTGGCGGAAAGGGACCATCGTACAGTTAGAGAACCACTTCCTTTAAGCAATAGATACTTCAACCTGTTCAGAGCCATGACttctgcatttttattccagacTGGCGCTGAAAAATAACTTCTTGGTGCTTCCATGTGTCAAAAGGGAAAGTACTGTTTTGAGCTAGGATACAAGTGGGAGCATAGAAATATCTACTAGCTGTATTTTAATGTTTACATTTGCCCCAGAACATGTTGGAGTGTGACCTTGAGATGAGATGTGCAGGTAAGACTGCATGGGAAACATCTTGAGTATCTTTTTGGCTTTAATACAGAGAAACCAAAATACAGGTTAGGGCCCATGGGAGCAAAGCCATACAGGAAGTTTAACTTTGCGCCTGCGTGCAATCCTTTGACAGGAAAAGGGGGTAAAAGATAGGGGTGAAACAAAGCTCCCTCACTTAAATCTTGTGAGCACTGAAATCActttagagaaaagtgggggggggattaagctTGAAGCAATATGTGACTTAGAATGTTTTCAAGTAGTACTCATTTTTATAATATTGTACGTTCTTTATATTGTACGTTCCTTAACTTTGTACATGTGAATAAAATGAACTCTAATAATACTGTGTTGAGTAGAAGATTAAGCAGGTTGAGTCTTATGGATGTATTCAACAGGGGTTCTCTAAAATTGAGTTGCATCGGTTGGTAAATAACCAGCTTCAAGGGAAGACCACCAAACCACTCCAGGAAGCTAAGGGCCAGCTAAAGCCAGACAACGGGATCCTGAAGTGCAAAaagcatatatatgtatatatatacacacacacacagccccccaAAGCATGAGTAGCATCTACTAGTAGGAATTATGTTGAATAAttgtcatgttacattcaatacaGGTAAAAATGAATTCAAGATTGATtgtacatttatccaggtactggtccccggtTTCATTTGTTAAGTGAACACCACATTGGATCTTTCTTACAAATAGATGCACACATGTGTATATATACAGCATATGTGTTCACTGTTACACATGAGTAGGGCTACTACTGAAGAATATATCCTGAATTATTACATAGTGAAATGATATAAACTTTTCAGGATCCACTTGCAAACTCACTCCATGCTACTCACATCAATTAATGTTGAATCCTTATTTCTCATATGTAGCATTTATGAATATATAACATTAGTAACCAACAGACTACACAGTTCATGGTCATTTTGTACATTATGTGAAGGCAAATTTGCTTTTGAGCTTTTTCTCCCAGCTCACCCTGTTCCTCCTCCTCACCCCACAACTCATTTCTAAAAGAGCTACAGCCTACTCGGCGTTTCATCCCACATTTGAGAACCGCTGTTCTAGAAGGGGGGAGAATCAGAACATATAACACCTACAAGGAGTTCATGTGCTTGTCTTCAGCAGAGTCAAGCTGCAGAGCCTTTTTAAAATCATGATTTAGATAGTTTTGTGCTTCTTGGTGACGGTGCTAAAGCAAAAGAATATCTGACTGCATATTTGCTTGCACTGTAAAATTCTGGGGGACCATCTTTGTTAAGATACACGCTGGAGATAGTAAAAGTTTAGACAAGATGGCCCTGGGCCTAGGGCAAGGAAGTGTAAATTTAATTCAATCCACCCCCCATCTCTTCCCCAAATCTGCTGGATTGTTAAAAAGAAACCTGCAGTTaaataaactttattttatttactttttagtAACATCTCAGATGACATTAAGCATATAGTAAAAGTTTTCCGGCACTGAACCCATGCATTTGAAACCTTTCAATGCACACTAATACTGTGTAAATGCACTTTTATTTTTAGATGCACTTAAATGTCAAGACCAAGTACATACTGTCTTAAGGCTCAACTGTAATAATGCTCCTTAAGCTCCTGTAGTCTTTACTTGTGGAACAAAGCCAATACAGAGAGCAATCCACTACCCTTAAGTCACATTGAAAACACTTCCGGTGTTAACACCCACTATCCTTTACAAATTCTCTCACCACCATATTGTCTCAACTCACATTAAGTGGCAGACATATTTGCAATAGAACAAGCCGTTTCTACCCTTAGGCTGGGGTGAAATTAGCAACAGGGAACCAGATTTCGTTTCTGTGCTGCGGTGTGGGCAGAGACCATCAATGTTGCATCTACCCTTTGCCCCATTACAGAAGAGACAGCCTCTTGCATTGCAGTTTCAATTCCTAGCATTGTAGACCACTGTGGTATTTGTTCAACAGCAGTATCCTTTATAGTGTGTTACTGTAGTAGAACATGAGAAAGCTATTCTGGAACAAAGGGTAGAAAGCCCAGAGTGAACATCCAAAAATGACATCTTTTAAATGTGGAATGATTCATCCCttcccctttgtgtgtgtgtaaagtgccgtcaagtcgcagccgacttatggcgacccctttttggggttttcatagcaagagaccaacagaggtggtttgccagtgccttcctctgcacagcaaccctggtattccttggtggtctcccatccaaatactaaccagggctgaccctgcttagcttctgagatctgacgagatcaggctagcttgggccatccaggtcaaggtccCTTCCCCTTTAGGCCACCCAATTCAAGAAGAGAAACTGGCAGTAAAATAGTTCAGAAGGGAGCTTCAAGTGATATGTAGCAGAAAAGTTAGCGTCTAGGAAGACACCTAATAAGTTTCTTTGGAATTGTTTTTGACACTAGTGTATGAAGCATTCAAATGTACACAACTTTGAAACACATATACACAAAAGGTTAACCAAATAATATTTCTTGAAAGCACCTCTGAACCATTACATAAGACatccatgctatgcaccccataTATCCATGCGACGAACCAAATATACACAAATAACACATGCAAG encodes the following:
- the CCSAP gene encoding centriole, cilia and spindle-associated protein codes for the protein MVPSRGAKSEYMKRYQEPKWEACGPCYQELLRYRLSRRLLEQAHRPWFWDGWEQDSNGGGGSGGSPSPPGTSSPPAAQQREEEAPGQPDPGRLDGAGESRRPGPPGPPRGSEEEEQEKAEGKAEIKEAEKRSAGEERNDSTGRRPGRSPSRGALASRGDGRRAKSPQRTETPKGTKHPFALYGWGEKQTDTGSQKTHNVCASASANEIHESALRAKNRRQVEKRKLSQRRIHSAEVERTWRTKSSGPDNPWMTEYMRCYSARAR